In Megalobrama amblycephala isolate DHTTF-2021 linkage group LG10, ASM1881202v1, whole genome shotgun sequence, one DNA window encodes the following:
- the LOC125277222 gene encoding uncharacterized protein LOC125277222: MILRSSKTVPPPEDKVQRTMEQQQGASYQPTEEGEHIKTFTEPLQQIEIRSRSSRSSSKRSSTSSAAMRARAKAVAARAQIAYAEKEANMIKQKAELEASMLKQKADLEASLHILQVERAAAVASAEAAAYEEEEEELESGKLHVKSVPDMQPVNVAQRTCEYVQQHSRESFTEHPFNDEPVETKVKPPLTSVVAGVDYTLLAPPSADIDHQRLLSQKNGAVKKETKNENDVKRTSFHHSSQYVPETQVPSDLTKYLIRREMVSSGLLKFDDCPENYWAWKASFVNSTNDLNLTAREELDLMVKWLGKDSSEQVKRIRSVHVLNATAAISMAWQRLEECYGAPEVIENALLKKIENLPKLSNKDNQKLRELGDILHELECAKADGYLPGLAYLDTPRGVNPIVEKLPTSLQDKWIVQGSKYKEDHQVAFPPFVFFSQFVRTQAKIRNDPSFTFSTSSNQLASSRAEPNKFSGKSAISVHRTEVLSQTLDQQYNQPQKRIESPDRLCPIHRKPHPLKKCRAFREKSIEERKSFLKENHICFRCCDSTKHIAKNCRTSIRCSECNSERHVVALHPDSTVLISEKPVKEKEQCGEQTDSSLTSVTSKCTEICGESSHARSCSKICLVTVYPAGKREKAVRVYAVLDEQSNRSLAKTEFFNLFEIKASFSPYTIKTCAGVNQTSGRRAINFMIESIDGRTKLSLPTLIECDMLPDDRTEIPSPEVAQHYLHLRPVANQIPAVDPDAPILLLLGRDILRLHKVREQINGPNDAPYAQRLDLGWVIVGEVCLGTAHRPLSVNVYRTHVLSNGRTSYLTPCPKQIQVKECVDGTPKQHYMLPDNNGKSSLRKTTDNLGCAVFQTTQDDDKPGLSVEDKTFLEIMGRDVFQDSANSWVAPLPFRSPRSRLPNNRDQAMKRLISLRRTLDKKPKMKDQFIEFMQKLFDNDHAENAPSIDKEKESWYLPMFGVYHPQKPDQIRVVFDSSAEFEGMSLNKVLLSGPDLNNTLLGVLMRFRKESIAVTADVQQMFYCFVVSEDHRDYLRFLWYEDNNLDKRITEYRMKVHVFGNSPSPAVAIYCMRCAALQGENDHGSDAKHFVVRNFYVDDGLTSVSTPEEAIDLFRNTQKMLAESNLRLHKIASNSKTVMEAFPKEDHAKDLKDLDLGVDDLPVQHSLGLSWNLETDSFNFQVNQEEKPFTKRGVLSTVNSLYDPLGFLAPVVVQGKALLRELSSEQSDWDAPLSTERQAEWNEWRCSLKTLENLQIKRPYVPVPLSATQRKELCFFSDASTVAIGAVAYLRVIDADNQCQVGFVLGKAKLAPRPAHTMPRLELCAAVLAVEMYEIIRDEIDEEIDSVRFFTDSRIVLGYIYNVTKRFYVYVANRVARIRKSTHPGQWCYVNTNNNPADLATRAVSAERLQYTCWFSGPQFLLQSNAQESAETFELVEPDAEIRPDISVLATKISAAQLSSHRFERFSNWKTLCKSIARLIHIARSCCGKTNEAHCKGWHYCNKPFSPSELTQATNTIIRCVQRETFMEEFECLENRVVLPKQSLLQKLNPVIDDGLLRVGGRISLSDLSQREKHPLIIPQKHHIATLLVRHYHNQVAHQGRHFTDGAIRAAGFWIIGSKRLVSNIIHNCVICRKLRGRLQTQKMASLPADRLSTEPPFTNVGIDVFGPWSVVTRRTRGGSADSKRWAVIFVCLSVRAVHIELIESMSTSSFINALRRFFSIRGPAKILRSDRGTNFIGACKELKINVNDPELNNYLSDSGCTWIFNPPHASHMGGSWERLIGVTRRILNGILIQKPTRLTHEVLSTLMMEVMAIINARPLVPVSTDPDAPEILTPALLLTQKLNAVLAPEGEFDTSDLHTKQWKQVQCLADTFWKRWRRDYLSTLQNRKKWIDEKPNVKTGDVVLLKESQVPRNNWPVGLVVKTFPSADKMVRKVELKIVDQGTTKFFLRPISELVVLFSQES, encoded by the coding sequence ATGATACTGCGGTCTTCTAAGACAGTTCCTCCCCCTGAAGATAAAGTGCAACGCACAATGGAGCAACAACAAGGAGCAAGCTATCAACCAACTGAGGAAGGGGAGCATATAAAGACGTTCACAGAGCCTCTTCAGCAGATTGAAATACGATCTCGATCTTCCAGGTCATCATCAAAAAGATCAAGCACAAGCTCAGCAGCCATGAGAGCCCGAGCAAAAGCAGTTGCAGCACGCGCTCAAATTGCCTATgcagaaaaagaagcaaatatgataaaacaaaaAGCGGAACTTGAAGCAAGTATGTTGAAACAAAAAGCAGACTTGGAGGCAAGTCTACACATCTTACAAGTGGAACGTGCAGCAGCAGTCGCTTCAGCTGAAGCAGCAGCATAtgaggaagaagaggaagagcttGAAAGTGGCAAACTTCATGTAAAATCAGTTCCTGACATGCAGCCAGTCAATGTTGCTCAGCGGACCTGTGAGTATGTACAACAGCACTCAAGAGAATCTTTCACAGAACACCCATTCAATGATGAGCCCGTAGAAACCAAAGTTAAGCCACCATTGACTTCAGTTGTGGCTGGTGTTGATTATACCCTGCTGGCGCCACCTAGTGCAGATATAGATCATCAGCGTCTCTTAAGCCAAAAGAATGGTGCtgtaaagaaagaaacaaaaaatgaGAATGATGTGAAACGAACATCATTTCATCATTCTTCACAATATGTACCAGAGACACAAGTTCCATCAGATCTAACTAAATATCTGATTAGACGTGAAATGGTCAGCTCTGGTCTTCTGAAATTTGATGATTGCCCAGAGAACTATTGGGCATGGAAAGCTTCTTTTGTTAACTCAACTAATGATCTGAATCTAACAGCCAGAGAGGAGTTGGATTTGATGGTGAAGTGGCTAGGAAAAGATTCCTCTGAACAAGTAAAAAGAATAAGATCTGTGCATGTTCTTAATGCAACAGCAGCAATTAGTATGGCTTGGCAGCGCTTAGAGGAGTGCTATGGAGCACCTGAAGTGATTGAAAACGCACTTCTAAAGAAAATTGAGAATCTACCGAAATTGTCAAACAAGGACAACCAAAAATTGAGAGAGTTAGGAGATATTCTTCATGAACTGGAGTGTGCAAAGGCTGATGGGTACCTTCCGGGTCTTGCCTATCTTGATACTCCACGTGGGGTTAATCCAATAGTGGAGAAATTGCCCACAAGCCTCCAAGACAAGTGGATAGTTCAGGGGTCCAAATATAAGGAGGACCATCAAGTAGCATTCCCACCCTttgtctttttctcacaatttgtGAGAACTCAAGCTAAGATAAGGAATGATCCCAGTTTCACATTTTCCACCTCTAGTAATCAATTAGCATCAAGCAGAGCCGAACCTAACAAATTCAGCGGAAAGAGTGCTATATCTGTACATCGAACAGAGGTGCTATCTCAGACGTTAGACCAGCAGTATAACCAGCCTCAGAAACGAATTGAAAGCCCTGATCGACTATGTCCTATTCACCGCAAACCTCACCCTCTCAAAAAGTGTAGAGCCTTTAGAGAGAAATCAATAGAGGAGCGCAAATCCTTTCTAAAAGAAAATCATATCTGCTTCAGATGCTGTGACTCTACCAAACACATTGCGAAAAATTGCAGAACTTCAATCAGATGCTCTGAATGTAACAGCGAACGACATGTTGTGGCTTTGCACCCAGATTCAACAGTCTTGATTTCAGAAAAGCCTGTCAAGGAGAAAGAACAATGCGGGGAGCAGACTGATAGCTCACTCACCTCAGTTACTTCAAAATGCACAGAGATATGTGGTGAGTCCAGTCATGCAAGATCATGTTCTAAAATTTGTCTGGTGACAGTGTATCCTGCTGGCAAAAGAGAGAAAGCAGTCCGGGTTTATGCTGTCTTGGATGAACAAAGTAACAGATCTTTAGCCAAGACAGAGTTTTTTAATCTTTTCGAGATCAAAGCCAGCTTTTCCCCATACACTATTAAGACCTGTGCTGGGGTAAATCAGACTTCTGGACGGAGAGCCATCAACTTTATGATAGAGTCGATAGACGGACGAACAAAACTCTCACTGCCAACCTTAATCGAGTGTGATATGCTGCCGGATGATAGAACAGAGATTCCCTCTCCAGAGGTTGCTCAGCATTATCTGCACTTAAGGCCAGTTGCAAATCAAATCCCTGCAGTTGATCCCGATGCTCCTATTCTCTTACTTTTAGGAAGAGACATTCTGAGGCTGCACAAAGTTAGAGAGCAAATAAATGGACCCAATGATGCTCCATATGCTCAGCGACTGGATCTCGGATGGGTGATAGTTGGGGAGGTATGCTTGGGAACAGCGCATCGCCCTTTGAGTGTGAATGTCTATCGAACACATGTGCTCAGTAACGGTCGCACATCATATCTCACTCCTTGTCCAAAACAGATTCAGGTGAAGGAATGTGTAGATGGAACACCAAAGCAACACTACATGTTACCAGATAACAATGGGAAATCAAGTTTAAGGAAAACAACCGATAACTTAGGCTGTGCAGTGTTCCAAACAACGCAAGACGATGACAAACCTGGTCTTTCTGTGGAAGACAAAACTTTTCTAGAAATCATGGGCCGTGATGTCTTCCAAGATTCTGCAAATAGCTGGGTTGCACCATTACCTTTTCGCTCTCCAAGGTCTCGATTGCCAAATAACAGAGATCAGGCTATGAAACGCCTCATATCACTGCGCAGAACTCTAGATAAAAAACCTAAGATGAAAGATCAGTTCATTGAGTTCATGCAAAAACTTTTTGACAATGACCACGCAGAGAATGCTCCTTCTATAGACAAAGAAAAAGAGAGCTGGTACCTTCCTAtgtttggtgtgtaccacccgCAAAAACCTGATCAAATCAGGGTTGTGTTTGACTCGAGTGCAGAGTTTGAAGGCATGTCACTTAACAAGGTATTACTCAGTGGGCCTGATTTAAACAACACACTCCTTGGGGTTCTTATGAGGTTCCGCAAAGAGAGCATTGCAGTGACAGCGGATGTACAGcagatgttttattgttttgttgtaagTGAAGACCACAGAGATTATTTACGGTTTTTGTGGTATGAAGACAACAACCTAGACAAAAGGATAACTGAGTACAGGATGAAAGTCCATGTATTTGGAAACAGTCCTTCACCTGCTGTGGCAATTTACTGCATGCGATGTGCTGCTCTGCAAGGAGAAAACGATCATGGCTCTGATGCAAAGCACTTTGTGGTGAGAAATTTTTATGTTGACGATGGACTGACTTCAGTTTCCACTCCTGAGGAAGCCATTGATCTCTTtagaaacacacaaaaaatgctTGCAGAGTCAAATCTTAGATTACACAAAATTGCATCTAATAGCAAAACAGTTATGGAAGCATTTCCCAAAGAGGATCATGCCAAAGACTTGAAGGACTTAGACCTAGGAGTTGATGATTTGCCTGTCCAACACAGCCTGGGTCTCTCTTGGAACCTGGAGACTGATAGCTTTAACTTCCAAGTGAATCAAGAAGAGAAGCCATTTACGAAAAGGGGTGTTTTATCCACAGTGAATAGTCTATACGACCCACTTGGATTTCTTGCTCCGGTTGTAGTCCAAGGAAAAGCTTTGCTCAGAGAACTTTCTTCTGAACAAAGTGACTGGGATGCACCTCTTTCAACTGAAAGACAAGCAGAGTGGAACGAATGGAGATGTTCTCTAAAGACGTTGGAAAATTTGCAGATTAAGAGACCGTATGTACCTGTTCCACTGTCTGCCACACAAAGGAAGGAATTATGCTTCTTTTCGGATGCCTCCACAGTTGCAATAGGAGCAGTGGCTTACCTTAGGGTAATTGACGCTGATAACCAATGTCAAGTTGGGTTTGTCTTAGGGAAAGCAAAGTTAGCCCCTCGTCCAGCTCACACCATGCCTCGCCTGGAATTGTGTGCGGCTGTGCTAGCAGTAGAAATGTATGAAATTATCAGGGATGAGATTGATGAGGAAATAGACTCAGTCAGGTTCTTCACGGATAGCAGGATAGTCTTAGGATATATCTATAATGTCACCAAGAGATTTTATGTATATGTAGCAAATAGGGTAGCTCGGATAAGGAAATCAACACATCCTGGACAGTGGTGTTATGTGAATACCAACAACAACCCAGCAGACCTTGCCACCAGAGCTGTATCAGCAGAACGTTTGCAGTACACATGTTGGTTTTCTGGACCACAATTTCTACTCCAGAGCAATGCCCAAGAATCGGCTGAGACTTTTGAATTGGTGGAACCTGATGCTGAAATTCGACCTGACATTTCAGTCCTGGCAACAAAGATTTCTGCAGCTCAGTTAAGCTCTCATAGATTTGAGAGGTTCTCTAACTGGAAGACTCTCTGTAAGTCAATAGCTCGACTAATCCATATTGCAAGATCCTGTTGTGGAAAAACAAATGAGGCTCATTGCAAAGGTTGGCATTACTGCAACAAACCCTTTAGCCCAAGTGAGTTGACACAAGCCACGAATACAATCATACGCTGTGTGCAACGCGAAACATTTATGGAAGAGTTTGAGTGCCTTGAAAATAGAGTAGTCCTTCCAAAGCAAAGTCTCCTCCAAAAATTAAATCCAGTAATTGATGATGGTTTGCTGAGAGTTGGAGGTCGCATATCTTTATCAGACCTGTCTCAAAGAGAAAAGCATCCTCTCATTATTCCACAGAAACATCATATTGCCACCCTCCTGGTAAGACACTATCACAACCAAGTAGCACACCAGGGACGCCATTTTACTGATGGAGCCATTAGAGCTGCCGGATTTTGGATAATAGGGAGCAAACGTCTCGTTTCCAACATCATTCACAACTGTGTTATCTGCCGCAAGTTAAGAGGAAGATTGCAGACTCAAAAGATGGCAAGTTTGCCGGCAGATAGACTGTCTACTGAACCACCTTTTACTAACGTGGGCATCGACGTGTTTGGCCCATGGAGCGTAGTCACACGTCGTACAAGAGGTGGCAGTGCAGATTCAAAGCGCTGGGCAGTGATTTTTGTGTGCCTGTCTGTCAGAGCAGTGCATATCGAGCTGATTGAATCTATGTCTACGTCAagtttcatcaatgcattgcgGCGATTTTTCTCCATCCGTGGCCCAGCAAAAATACTTCGATCTGATAGAGGTACAAACTTCATAGGTGCCTGCAAAGAGTTGAAAATCAATGTGAATGACCCTGAGTTAAATAACTATCTCAGCGACTCAGGATGCACATGGATATTCAATCCACCCCATGCTTCACACATGGGGGGATCTTGGGAGAGACTCATTGGAGTTACTAGACGAATTCTGAATGGTATACTGATTCAAAAACCCACACGCCTCACACATGAGGTTTTGTCAACTCTAATGATGGAAGTTATGGCAATCATCAACGCAAGGCCTTTAGTACCAGTGTCAACGGACCCAGACGCACCTGAAATACTCACTCCAGCATTGTTGTTGACACAGAAACTAAATGCAGTTTTAGCTCCTGAGGGAGAATTTGATACAAGTGATCTCCATACAAAACAATGGAAACAAGTGCAATGTCTCGCCGATACCTTTTGGAAAAGGTGGCGAAGGGACTATTTGTCAACACTGCAGAATCGCAAAAAGTGGATTGATGAGAAACCAAATGTAAAAACTGGTGATGTCGTGCTTTTGAAAGAAAGTCAGGTACCAAGGAATAACTGGCCTGTTGGACTTGTTGTAAAAACCTTTCCAAGTGCAGACAAAATGGTTCGTAAAGTAGAACTGAAAATTGTTGACCAAGGAACCACTAAATTCTTTCTGAGACCAATCTCAGAACTAGTTGTTCTCTTTTCTCAGGAATCGTAG
- the LOC125277231 gene encoding protocadherin-15-like — protein MGCRRHRKSVIEEVDRKSLIRTLASRAIAAHKLYGNGKLHKLPKSESTVTFLSDERPLTTQNPLYQDGVSSSPEPNSEVQGVGGFSESDSPSSTSPCSQTTSWSLPSRIRGRGLYDALRRQALWDPAEWEEQELKAGLKDSREELDADLDQNGHCTETKLSVREQARQFEQQALAERTPRQSRDSYASLDPDDPLLTAIMLSSSPISVGKDIPPCIIITGGDGETPPPPTAQRPTPPVLRKFSSSISNYMTVEPCEITLEFISDSPDSSPPPLPVQPRSFLSPPPVQQDFTPPPTPSPIQSPDLPVQSPTPTPKLRGILKNMTRSTGSLDVKDDSSCEGGSKDSTAVMLKEQVSKQDQIGTSQSDSSTQPSD, from the coding sequence ATGGGCTGCAGAAGGCACAGAAAGTCTGTAATCGAGGAGGTGGATCGAAAGAGTCTCATAAGAACCTTAGCCTCTCGGGCAATCGCAGCTCATAAACTGTACGGAAATGGAAAGTTGCACAAGCTGCCCAAGTCAGAGAGCACAGTCACCTTCCTCTCAGATGAACGGCCTCTCACCACCCAAAATCCACTTTACCAGGATGGAGTGTCCAGCAGTCCGGAGCCCAACTCGGAGGTGCAGGGGGTTGGTGGATTTTCAGAAAGTGACTCTCCATCTTCAACAAGCCCTTGCAGCCAGACGACTTCTTGGTCCTTGCCGTCCCGTATTCGAGGGCGAGGGCTTTATGATGCTCTGCGCCGGCAGGCTCTCTGGGACCCCGCCGAATGGGAGGAGCAAGAGCTGAAGGCGGGGCTTAAGGACAGCAGGGAAGAACTTGATGCAGATCTAGATCAGAATGGTCATTGCACAGAAACGAAGCTGTCAGTCAGAGAACAGGCCAGACAGTTTGAGCAGCAAGCTTTAGCCGAACGGACGCCCAGACAGAGCCGGGACTCTTATGCATCTCTGGATCCAGACGACCCGCTACTAACTGCCATCATGCTGTCATCCAGTCCAATTTCTGTCGGCAAGGACATCCCACCCTGCATTATCATCACCGGGGGTGACGGCGAGACTCCTCCCCCACCCACGGCTCAACGGCCGACTCCGCCCGTCCTGAGGAAGTTCAGCTCCAGCATCTCCAATTACATGACGGTGGAGCCTTGTGAAATCACATTGGAATTCATATCAGACTCTCCGGACAGCTCACCACCACCTCTGCCTGTCCAACCCCGTTCTTTTCTTTCTCCTCCACCTGTGCAACAGGACTTCACCCCACCACCAACCCCATCTCCCATTCAGTCTCCTGATCTCCCAGTTCAATCTCCGACTCCTACACCGAAACTAAGAGGGATCCTCAAGAACATGACCAGATCCACCGGCAGCCTTGATGTGAAAGATGACAGCAGTTGCGAAGGAGGAAGTAAAGACTCCACGGCTGTCATGCTAAAAGAACAAGTATCTAAACAGGACCAAATAGGCACCAGCCAATCAGACTCTTCTACTCAACCCTCAGACTAA